Proteins encoded within one genomic window of Fibrobacter sp. UWB16:
- a CDS encoding HAD family hydrolase — translation MTPLDEIKALIAQKELFIFDLDGTLFNTLGDLAPAVNYAMTQFGLHTHSNDDVRTFIGNGSMNLIRRAVAANFIPVVSTRDMAKVAETLARENYSEEKIKEIHKVYSEYYWEHCTENTEPYEGIIELVQRIADENRDGDCATSNGNRAVFNRDENHAGTRCAAMLTNKPVAPAQKILKKFGLENSFATYLCGDTTPERKPSPAGINEILRQTGIAPEKAIMIGDDTPDVLAAKNAGIDCITLFEGFGKAENLLPLEPRYTAGHIKDFAEFI, via the coding sequence ATGACTCCACTCGACGAAATCAAGGCTCTCATCGCGCAAAAAGAACTGTTCATTTTCGACCTGGACGGCACGCTCTTCAATACTCTCGGCGATTTAGCGCCAGCCGTAAACTACGCGATGACGCAATTCGGCCTGCACACGCATTCAAACGACGACGTGCGCACATTCATCGGAAACGGTTCCATGAACTTGATCCGCCGAGCTGTCGCTGCCAATTTCATTCCCGTCGTAAGCACCCGCGACATGGCAAAAGTCGCCGAAACGCTCGCCCGCGAAAACTACAGTGAAGAGAAAATCAAGGAAATCCATAAAGTTTATTCGGAATACTACTGGGAACATTGCACCGAAAACACGGAACCGTACGAAGGCATTATAGAACTCGTGCAACGAATCGCCGATGAAAACCGTGATGGGGATTGCGCGACAAGTAATGGGAACCGCGCGGTCTTCAATCGTGACGAGAACCACGCCGGGACGAGATGCGCGGCGATGCTTACGAACAAGCCGGTCGCCCCCGCACAAAAGATTCTCAAAAAATTCGGTCTTGAAAATTCTTTCGCCACATACCTCTGCGGCGACACCACCCCCGAACGCAAGCCAAGCCCCGCCGGCATTAACGAGATTCTCCGCCAGACAGGAATCGCCCCCGAAAAAGCAATCATGATTGGAGATGACACGCCCGATGTTCTAGCCGCAAAGAACGCAGGCATTGACTGTATCACGCTTTTTGAAGGCTTCGGCAAAGCGGAAAACTTGCTCCCACTAGAGCCGCGTTACACTGCCGGCCACATCAAGGACTTTGCCGAGTTCATTTAA
- a CDS encoding LTA synthase family protein yields the protein MLFRNNPYGFPFVSKPDWYIFHAVCIDFLWICNALIVFALISLISTKASFKSFISKFYVAFHSVVLLFTLLDNEVQRFLGSHLTLGLTNTYKDVSSIAMFYDYVANDLSVPYLQFFVLVLILPLTYFVFKLFMRKRTYANANAPVTKTIIAMAIFYVASYLFINFIWTGNGRMKKLRPFVSNVYNELFNASQNASLSDEDAEKYGKAYQALWQKIEGDSLWEFVKASPESKIPFYRIPTEQLRQNETLKAKRAEQPNFIFVFMESHRGLNTGYMNPQIQPSPTPFLDSLAAHSRTWTRMHASSVPTTGGVLSTLIGIPHHSRLAQATELTHVTLPSFASIMTDSGYVTHYFSAADPAWDNLGVWMSKWYNGVHYDRNREDDSTFFDHAAIYVNDTLAKTGKPFLATFATRSNHYPFNFAAGMSDEDKQKPLTERINITMRYADRQLARFIRTFEDKDWYKNTYLIVIADHGFPLGENGVSTMNGGAYSNATWIPFLIHGKGIDAFSDTTTAAQIDVAPTILELAGIAAPNIFMGHNLLRGYGEGLSLGTYTGYADIGYKGKRLIAKYPITGEIQGLFDEGDTHQKNNLAENKSDEAIKLENLNLLDTLIKISDYSLEHGL from the coding sequence TTGCTATTCCGTAACAACCCTTACGGATTCCCATTTGTTTCGAAACCGGACTGGTACATTTTCCATGCCGTTTGTATCGACTTTCTGTGGATTTGCAATGCACTTATCGTATTTGCGCTCATTTCGCTCATTTCCACCAAGGCTTCATTCAAATCCTTTATTAGCAAATTCTATGTCGCATTCCATTCCGTTGTTTTGCTATTTACGCTCCTAGATAACGAGGTCCAGCGATTCCTCGGAAGCCACCTCACGCTAGGACTTACAAATACATACAAAGACGTATCGTCCATTGCCATGTTCTATGACTACGTGGCAAATGACCTTTCCGTTCCCTATTTGCAGTTCTTTGTACTCGTCCTTATCCTGCCTTTGACATACTTTGTATTTAAGCTTTTCATGCGCAAGCGGACTTACGCTAATGCAAATGCACCTGTGACCAAAACAATTATTGCTATGGCGATTTTCTACGTAGCCTCGTACCTGTTCATCAACTTCATATGGACCGGTAACGGACGAATGAAAAAGCTACGACCGTTCGTTTCCAATGTGTATAACGAGCTCTTCAATGCAAGCCAGAACGCAAGCTTATCCGATGAGGATGCGGAAAAATACGGGAAGGCCTACCAAGCTTTATGGCAGAAAATCGAAGGTGATAGTCTTTGGGAATTTGTTAAGGCAAGTCCAGAATCCAAGATACCCTTCTACCGCATTCCGACTGAACAGCTCCGCCAAAATGAAACCTTGAAAGCCAAACGCGCTGAACAGCCAAACTTCATTTTCGTGTTCATGGAATCCCACCGCGGGCTCAACACGGGCTACATGAATCCGCAAATTCAGCCTTCGCCCACACCATTCCTCGATTCTCTCGCAGCGCACTCCAGAACATGGACCCGAATGCATGCCAGCAGCGTCCCCACAACTGGCGGCGTTCTTTCAACACTTATCGGTATTCCACACCACTCCAGACTGGCGCAGGCAACAGAACTCACACATGTCACCCTCCCGAGTTTTGCATCCATCATGACAGACTCCGGCTATGTGACACACTACTTCTCGGCTGCAGACCCAGCCTGGGATAATCTCGGTGTCTGGATGTCCAAATGGTACAACGGAGTCCATTACGACCGCAATCGCGAAGACGACTCCACCTTCTTTGACCATGCAGCAATTTACGTCAACGACACGCTCGCGAAAACAGGCAAGCCGTTCCTCGCCACGTTCGCAACGCGCTCTAACCATTATCCGTTTAACTTTGCCGCCGGCATGTCCGATGAAGACAAGCAAAAACCGCTCACCGAACGCATCAATATTACCATGCGCTACGCCGACAGGCAACTTGCACGCTTTATACGAACATTCGAAGATAAAGACTGGTACAAGAACACTTATTTGATTGTCATTGCAGACCACGGCTTCCCCCTCGGCGAAAACGGGGTTTCCACAATGAACGGCGGAGCCTACTCCAACGCCACCTGGATTCCGTTCCTCATACATGGCAAAGGCATTGACGCCTTTAGCGACACAACGACCGCAGCACAAATCGATGTCGCACCAACGATTTTGGAACTCGCCGGGATTGCAGCACCAAACATTTTCATGGGGCACAATCTTCTGAGGGGTTACGGAGAAGGCCTCTCCCTCGGGACCTACACCGGCTATGCCGACATCGGCTACAAGGGCAAGCGACTCATCGCCAAATATCCTATTACAGGAGAAATCCAGGGACTATTCGACGAAGGGGATACACACCAAAAAAACAATCTTGCCGAAAACAAAAGCGATGAAGCCATCAAGCTTGAGAATCTGAACCTGCTCGACACGCTCATCAAGATTTCGGATTACTCGCTCGAACACGGGCTATAA